A genomic stretch from Flavobacterium humidisoli includes:
- a CDS encoding ATP-dependent Clp protease adaptor ClpS, which yields MSTKEKVRERVREKEAIAFNNEIIVYNDDVNTFDHVIDTLMRVCDHTAEQAEQCSLIVHYNGKCTVKTGPIEKLKPQCTQLLEAGLSAEIV from the coding sequence ATGAGTACTAAAGAAAAAGTAAGAGAAAGAGTTCGCGAAAAAGAAGCCATTGCTTTTAATAACGAGATCATTGTGTATAATGATGATGTAAACACTTTTGATCACGTAATCGATACTCTTATGCGTGTTTGCGACCACACGGCTGAACAAGCTGAACAATGCTCTTTGATTGTTCATTACAACGGAAAATGCACTGTAAAAACTGGTCCGATTGAAAAACTTAAACCTCAATGCACACAACTTTTGGAAGCTGGACTTAGCGCCGAAATTGTCTAA
- a CDS encoding sterol desaturase family protein: MEEYGKILIIAMPIFLTLIIIEKIYGIYVKNDTAPLIDSVSSISSGITNSVKDVLGLSITFLSYEWLVSKIALQHLEANLLSYFIAFFVIDFYGYWSHRLAHQINFLWNKHAIHHSSEEFNLACALRQPIASLVNLFTFLLIPAALLGVPASVIAITLPIHLFLQFWYHTKHIKKMGFLEHILVTPSHHRVHHAINPEYLDKNHSQIFIFWDKLFGTFQEELDEVPPVFGITRPANTWNPIKINFQHLSLLIKDAWRAPKWKDKLTIWFKPTGWRPENFEEKYPVNKIENVFNFEKYGTQNSQKLIYWSVAQVLITLLFVSYLFENIAKIGLPNIFIYGFFIFLTIYSYTELMDKSRFALLWEGIRLAVVIGIISYYGDWFGLNRAIPISNYIIFTYLILSFLTTLYFVNFDFKTNQNQYTNS, from the coding sequence ATGGAAGAATATGGAAAGATATTGATCATTGCAATGCCTATTTTTTTGACTTTAATTATCATTGAAAAAATATATGGCATTTATGTAAAAAACGATACAGCGCCCTTAATAGACAGCGTATCGAGTATCAGTTCTGGAATAACCAATTCGGTAAAAGATGTTTTAGGACTCAGTATTACTTTTCTTTCGTATGAATGGCTCGTTTCTAAAATTGCATTACAGCACTTAGAAGCCAATCTTCTATCCTATTTTATAGCCTTTTTTGTGATTGATTTCTACGGATATTGGAGTCATAGACTAGCTCATCAGATTAATTTTCTTTGGAACAAACATGCTATTCATCACAGCAGTGAAGAATTTAATCTAGCCTGTGCATTACGCCAGCCAATTGCCAGTTTGGTTAATCTCTTTACTTTTTTATTGATTCCTGCTGCTTTACTGGGCGTTCCTGCTTCAGTAATTGCGATAACGCTTCCTATTCACTTGTTTTTGCAGTTTTGGTATCATACCAAACACATCAAAAAAATGGGCTTTTTGGAGCATATTTTAGTAACTCCTTCGCATCATCGCGTACATCATGCTATTAATCCAGAGTATCTAGATAAAAACCACTCTCAGATTTTTATTTTTTGGGATAAACTTTTTGGCACTTTCCAAGAAGAATTAGACGAAGTTCCACCAGTTTTCGGAATCACAAGACCTGCCAATACCTGGAATCCTATTAAAATAAATTTTCAGCATTTGAGCTTACTTATAAAAGATGCCTGGCGCGCTCCAAAATGGAAAGACAAACTCACTATTTGGTTTAAACCAACAGGTTGGCGCCCCGAAAACTTTGAAGAAAAATATCCTGTAAACAAAATTGAAAATGTTTTTAATTTTGAGAAATACGGCACTCAAAACTCTCAAAAATTAATTTACTGGTCTGTCGCACAAGTTTTAATAACATTATTATTTGTGAGCTATCTATTTGAAAATATTGCCAAAATTGGTCTCCCAAATATTTTTATCTACGGCTTTTTTATTTTCCTAACCATATATAGTTACACTGAGTTAATGGACAAAAGTAGATTTGCTCTTTTATGGGAAGGCATCCGATTGGCAGTAGTAATTGGCATTATTAGCTATTACGGAGACTGGTTTGGACTAAATCGTGCCATTCCAATTAGTAATTATATTATTTTCACATACCTTATCTTATCTTTTTTAACAACACTTTATTTTGTTAATTTTGACTTTAAAACCAACCAAAACCAATATACCAATTCATAA
- the prmA gene encoding 50S ribosomal protein L11 methyltransferase, giving the protein MSNIYLGYHFTIEPKELGSEILVAELGEKAFESFTETENGISAFVKKDLWDENILDDIYILQSEEFKIEYTIEEIDQVNWNEEWEKNFEPIDVDGKCHVRAPFHPKTDAEFDILIEPKMSFGTGHHETTHMMIQHLLEMDVKGLKTLDMGCGTAILAILAEMKGAEPIDAIDIDNWCYLNSIENAERNNCKHISVYEGDAALLAGKKYDLIIANINRNILLNDMQSYVDALNPKGIILFSGFYEEDIPFIDASCIEKGLTYVKKLQRNNWVSLKYVN; this is encoded by the coding sequence ATGTCAAACATCTATTTAGGATATCATTTTACTATTGAGCCAAAAGAACTGGGTTCTGAAATTTTAGTGGCTGAACTAGGCGAAAAAGCGTTTGAAAGTTTTACAGAAACTGAAAATGGAATTTCGGCTTTTGTGAAGAAAGATTTATGGGATGAAAATATTCTGGATGATATTTACATTTTACAATCTGAAGAGTTTAAAATTGAATATACAATCGAAGAAATCGATCAGGTGAACTGGAACGAGGAATGGGAAAAAAACTTTGAACCAATCGATGTTGATGGAAAATGCCATGTAAGAGCTCCTTTTCACCCAAAAACCGATGCTGAGTTTGATATTTTGATTGAACCAAAAATGAGTTTCGGTACTGGTCATCATGAAACTACCCACATGATGATTCAGCATTTGTTGGAAATGGATGTAAAGGGTTTAAAAACACTTGATATGGGCTGCGGAACTGCCATTTTAGCTATTTTAGCTGAAATGAAAGGCGCTGAACCAATTGATGCCATAGATATTGACAATTGGTGTTATTTAAACTCAATTGAAAATGCCGAACGCAATAATTGCAAACACATCAGCGTTTATGAGGGCGATGCTGCTTTATTAGCGGGTAAAAAATACGATTTAATCATTGCCAATATCAACAGAAATATTTTGTTGAACGATATGCAGTCTTATGTTGATGCTTTAAACCCAAAAGGAATTATTCTTTTTAGCGGTTTTTATGAAGAAGATATTCCATTTATTGATGCTTCTTGCATTGAAAAGGGGTTAACTTATGTTAAAAAGCTTCAAAGAAACAACTGGGTATCTTTAAAATACGTAAATTAG